The following DNA comes from Anaerostipes rhamnosivorans.
GCATGATGTGAACAAAGACAAGTGGATCGGTGTAGGCGGACATTTTGAATATGGGGAGAGCCCTGAGGACTGTCTGTTAAGAGAAGTGAGGGAAGAAACGGGACTTAAGCTTACCTCCTTTCAATTCAGGGGGATTCTTACCTTTCTTTGCGATGACTGGCCTATGGAATATATCAGTCTGTTTACGGCCGATGGATTTGAAGGGGATATGATCTCTTGCAATGAAGGTATTTTAGAATGGGTGGATAAGAAGGAGATTATGAACCTGAACTTATGGGAAGGTGACAAGATCTTTTTTCATTTGCTGGCCGAGAAGGAACCCTTCTTTTCCCTGAAGCTCGTGTATGAAGGGGACCGGCTGAAGCAGGCATGTTTAAACGGCAAAGATATGGAGCTTTTTGACATCCTCACCTCAGACGGGGAAAGAACCGGAGTGGTCAAGGAGAGGTCCATTGTGCACAGGAGCGGGGATCTGCATGGGACTTCCCATATCTGGCTGGTGCGTCGGAAAAAGGACGGCCTTGATGTCCTGCTCCAGAAGCGCAGCGCCCAAAAAGATGCATTTCCGGGATACTATGATGTGTCCTCTGCCGGTCATATGGCTGCGGGAGATGATTATCTGGACACTGCGGTGCGGGAACTTTACGAGGAGTTGGGAGTGACGGCAGAGCCTGAAGAACTTAAACTCATAGGAATGAGGGATTCCGTGGTTAAGGATGTTTTTCATGGAAGGCCATTTCACAACCATGAGCTGAGTGCAATTTATGTATATGAGACGGAACTTGCAGAAGGAGAATTCCGTCTGCAGAAAGAGGAAGTGGAGTCTGTACGCTGGATTGATTTCCTGGATTTTCAGGAGCAGGTGTTGAAAAAAGAGATCAAACACTGTATTTTCCTGGATGAGATCAAGCTGCTGGGAGAAGCCATGGGCTGTAAGGTAATTATTTAGAATAGGGAAAGGAGAGAAACTGACAACGGGCAGCTTCTCTCCTTTTTATTATTCCTTAATCAGTTTTTTAATCTCTGATTCCAAAGTACTTTCCTCCATGGCACCTCTTGCCCCGGAGACGATCTCTCCGTCCCGGTTGACAAAATAAGTTGTGGGCAGGGACTCGGCCTGATAGTTATAGGCGGCTTCCTGTTCGGTATCATAGTAAACAGGGAAGGTATATCCCTGGTTTTTGATAAAGGAGGAAGCTTTTTTCTTGGTTTCCCTTGCGCCGTCTGTCATGTTTACCATAAAAAAATCAACTTTGTCAGAATATTTCTTATACATGGCCTCAAAGCCCGGCATCTCTTGTTTGCACGGAGGACACCAGCTGGCCCAGAAGTTTAAGACAATGGGTTTCTTGCCAGTCAGAGAAAAAAAGCTGACGGATTTTCCCTTGGCATTTTCGGCAGTGAAATCTGGCGCTGTGACAGCCTCTTGTTTTTCGGTATCTTCATCGGAAGAAGTCTCCTCAGTTGATACATTTGCCGTATATTTTTTGCTGAGGTTCTGGTAAAGGATAAAAGCTCCGGCTAAAAGTAGGATAAGTATGACGATGATCCCGATCAGTTTTGTTCTTTGTTTCATAGATTCCTCCTAAAATGTCAAGATTGATAAAAAGCGGTCCATCATTCCAAACATCATCATGAAGCCCACGATAATAAGCAGAATACCGGATATTTTTGTAATAATGCCGTAGTGTGCTTTGATCCACCCGAAGGCGGTCATGAGACGCTCAATGATAACGGCGCTGATGATGAACGGGATACCGAGGCCCATAGAGTAGACGAACAGCATAAGGATGCCCTTGGCCGCGGAACCCTGCTGGGATGCCATCATCAGGGCGGAACCCAGGAATGCACCTACACACGGTGTCCATCCGATGGAAAACACAATGCCGAATAAAAACGATGAGGCAAGAGAATGTTTTTTCACTTCCATCTGGCTGCGTTTTGTCTTGTTTAACAAGCCTATGTTAAAAACTCCAATAAAATTCAGCCCAAAAACAATCACGACCAGCCCAGTAACAATGTTTACAATGGTTTTATGCGAGGTCAGCAGACTTCCAAGAGTGCCTGCGAAGGCACCCAGAAGGATGAATACGAGGGTAAACCCGGCTACAAATGTTATGGCATTGGAAAGAGCCCTGTGTCTCGGCCGGTCTGTGGCCTCACCTGCGAAATACGAGATGTAGATGGGGAGCATCGGCAGAAGACACGGTGAAATGAAGGTTACGATTCCTTCTAAAAATGAAATCAAATACTGCATAAATTCTCCTAGATATTAAATAAGTCGTTGAATGCCTCACTCATGGTCGGATGCGTATAAATGGTATCTCTCAGTACAGTGTACGAAAGATGGGCATCCATGGCGAGCTTGATCAGGTTAATCATTTCATGAGATTCGGCGCAGAAAAGATGTGCGCCCAGAATCTGGTTGGTTTTGGCATCGATCACAGCTTTCAGAAGCCCAGTTGTCTGTCCGAGCACATTGGCTTTCGGGATTGCGGCTGCAGGGAGTTTTGTAATTTTGATCTCATAACCCTGCTGTACAGCTTCTGTCTCACTCAAGCCTACTCTGGAAAATGGTGGATCTAAAAAGACGCTGTACGGCACGGCACCCCGGTTATTAATGGTGCGTTCTTTGTCGCCAAGGATCTGTGATTTTACGATACGAAAATCATCCAATGATATATAAGTAAACTGAAGACCACCCACTACATCTCCCATGGCATAGATGCCTGGAGCTGTTGTCTGTAGGAATTCATCTGTTTTAACTGCATTTCTTGGAGTCAGTTCAACGCCTGCGGCGTCCAGAT
Coding sequences within:
- a CDS encoding TlpA family protein disulfide reductase, coding for MKQRTKLIGIIVILILLLAGAFILYQNLSKKYTANVSTEETSSDEDTEKQEAVTAPDFTAENAKGKSVSFFSLTGKKPIVLNFWASWCPPCKQEMPGFEAMYKKYSDKVDFFMVNMTDGARETKKKASSFIKNQGYTFPVYYDTEQEAAYNYQAESLPTTYFVNRDGEIVSGARGAMEESTLESEIKKLIKE
- a CDS encoding cytochrome c biogenesis CcdA family protein; the protein is MQYLISFLEGIVTFISPCLLPMLPIYISYFAGEATDRPRHRALSNAITFVAGFTLVFILLGAFAGTLGSLLTSHKTIVNIVTGLVVIVFGLNFIGVFNIGLLNKTKRSQMEVKKHSLASSFLFGIVFSIGWTPCVGAFLGSALMMASQQGSAAKGILMLFVYSMGLGIPFIISAVIIERLMTAFGWIKAHYGIITKISGILLIIVGFMMMFGMMDRFLSILTF
- a CDS encoding NUDIX domain-containing protein; this encodes MSQIKFSTLCYIEQDDQYLMLHRTVKKHDVNKDKWIGVGGHFEYGESPEDCLLREVREETGLKLTSFQFRGILTFLCDDWPMEYISLFTADGFEGDMISCNEGILEWVDKKEIMNLNLWEGDKIFFHLLAEKEPFFSLKLVYEGDRLKQACLNGKDMELFDILTSDGERTGVVKERSIVHRSGDLHGTSHIWLVRRKKDGLDVLLQKRSAQKDAFPGYYDVSSAGHMAAGDDYLDTAVRELYEELGVTAEPEELKLIGMRDSVVKDVFHGRPFHNHELSAIYVYETELAEGEFRLQKEEVESVRWIDFLDFQEQVLKKEIKHCIFLDEIKLLGEAMGCKVII